In the Brettanomyces nanus chromosome 1, complete sequence genome, GAAATAGTAACACCTAATCAAAGATATAATAAAATACTAAGTAAGCCATATAAAAGAAAATCGTCTCCCTTACGTGGCGATGGTCACCTAACAGAAATGGCGGGAGATTCAAGACCAGAATGCTCTATCGGAGTAAAGTACTCAGGAATAGTCAGAGACTCGAGCTCAGAGGAGAGTACATCTTCATGTACTTCGTACCAATCAGAGCTGGAATCAATGGACGTATCTTCAGTCAATTCTGGTGAAAGAATCGAACCATATGAGGACAAAGATCTACCGAATGTATCAGCAATGTCCTGATGGTCTGAACGGTATTCTCTAACCACGCCTGTAGTAATATCACAATCGGTTAGTAgcatctccatctttgtGGACTCACAACTAGGAAAATAAAAGTGCATAATAATGTCGCCATTCGGCGCTACTACTCTCTTACCTCCCGGGGACCCGATAttatctttgaagatgattatATCGTTGATAACACGAGTCTGATATTGAATTCTTTGCTTGACAAAATTGCTCAAATCAGACATGACATCCTCGTCAAGGAAACATTGCGTTGGAAGAGAGTCGACGGAGGAATTTCTGGCACACGAAGTAAGATTAAACTCAATGAAGCAGCCAGCAGAACCAGAAGACAAATCGTTTCTGGCCAAATCCATGATAGATTCAACAAATGCAGCGTTAGAGTTGAACGAACCCACATGAGATTCATTGCATGCATTTGCAGAAAGCTTCATTTGTGCTCCTTTGACGAAGAAAGCCCTCAAGCCTTGTGATAGATTGTGCACAGCCTGTGCAGTAACGTCGGGACCAAATGTAGAGAACATCCGAGCATTATGGTGAACAAAATTGGAATAAAGAGCATTAGGGCAGCCTCCAAAACGAGGTCTCAGAGAGGAACGGAACGGCTGAACACGGTAAAGAACAGAACGTGCAGCATGAGAAACACCGTTGGAGACATTCAGAGTAACTCGAGTGTTGATGAAAGTAGCAGGCGAGAAACTCTTGTTGGCGCCTTTCAAAAGTGTTGAAAAATGCCGCCTTTGAAGCTGCTGCCACAGTGGATTCTCTGGATTGGACACACGGATAGGAATCCTTTGAAGAGCAGGCCGGGATCGGCGACCATTGGCAGCAAGCTGTTCCGCTACTTCCTCCAGCGCCCTCCTGAAGTCACGTGCTGCCTTGCGAGAAGCCGATAAGGCCTCTCTCAATTTATCAGCAAACATGACGAAGAATAGATTAGGAGTAAAACAGTAGAAAGGAGAACAAACTAACTAATGAAGGATACTTTGTGATAAGATAAGAGAGGTGAGTGCTATCTTTATATAGCAAATCATTTTGTATATTTTTCGAGCAAAACGACGTTTCGTCGCTCCTTTCCGAGACGTTTATGATAATGAGCAAATGCTTCAAAGTTGTATTAAGAATTAGTTATGTAAGCTGAATCCCCGTGATGATCACTAGATCCCCCGGATTCTATTCGTCGTGACGACCATTTTATCGTCCACGCGGTTCACCTTCTCGCTGATTTCCTGGAGGCCCTTGTTTTGAGATGAGATCTCCTGAGCAATCACATTAGCTTTGGAGTGTAGATTCTTGGCCATTTTCTGGGCTTCATCCATATTTCTGCCAAACTCCACctccatcttctcatcctcttcgtcaTGCTCTTCTGTTAAATATTTCGATGCTGCCTGCACTCTTCTCTGATAGTCTTCCCTAGTCTTTAGATCCGAGTCAACCACCTCTGCGTCACGACCGTCGTCATCTTTCATCTGGCCTATAATAGCTTGCTGAGAACTGTATAACTTTCCATTTAGTTGAGATTCTCTTTGACGATCCGCTTGACGATCCATTAAGAACCTCTTCTCAGCGGCTTTCTTCCTCGACTTTCTAGTAAACGGATTTCCCGCCTTAATGTGGAACAATCCTCGGTTATAATgctccaattctttcacATGATCCTGAAGAAATCTTTGCTGCGTATCCATCAAGTTCATGTTCTTTTCCATCTCATACATTTTCTCATGTTGTGCTCCCAATGTTCCCATGGTGTTTGTAGCACTATCGTCTGCCTCCTTCAAGTTACGAAGAATGTTGCCTGACGATTTAACTGTCGCTTCACGTACATCTTTGGTCTGTCTCATTATTCTATTgacttcctcttcttccaagtcAACTTCCTGTTCCTCTTCCTGCTCTTGCTGTGGTTCTAATGCCGGATTATAGTACTGGTCCTGACCTTGACCCTGGCCTGCGTTCGGATATCTATTGAAATCCGTCTCTATAGTTTGagtttctgcttcttggGCATATGGATCATAATGCTGCtcctgttgctgttgctcCGCTTGCTTTTGAACCTGTAACGAAGTCACACCTCCAACAACTCCAGCTGCATCAACTCCAGAATTGCTATCTTTATGTTGGTTCTGTTGAGCATAAGGATCATATGTCTGTCCAGACTTTCCTTCAGCATACAAACCATAGCTTGACTGAGAAACAGGTTGATAGGAACCAGATCCGGATCCAGAAGAACTCGTTCCATAACCGTTTTCCTTAGAAGTTGGGGCAGATTGAGTGGCATGTCCATCGGTATACGTATTTCTCTGCCGATAAGATGTGGAAGGAGCCGAGTAAGTGCCCCCACCATAACCATCATCACGTGCTGCTTGCTCACGCGCATCTCTACTTCTATCCCGAGGTTTTAAAGGCTCAATATCTTGTGCCTTTTCCTTAGTAAACTTTGCAAACTCTCCAAATTTAAATTTCCTCCTATGATAATTACTCTCATTCTTTATCATGACACCATTATTCTGTAAATATTCTTGCTCCTGTTCCCTGGTCATATCCTTAGGAGGCCTAAATAGCTTTTTTAAACCCATGTTCGTAAAGCAACTTTTAGTAAAGAAAGACGTGATAAGAACAGAATCAAAGCCTGGACAATGTAGTCGCTTCTTGTCATTCTTCCGCGAGGTAAAGTAGAGATTAAGTGAGTCGATCGGCGGGTCGAGATTTAATATCGAGTTTATTCGGGATTGTAGTGAAGCTTGATACCAAATAAGTGTAGTTATCAGAATAAAGGAGGGATACAAACATATCTTATACGATTGTTGGCTCAGACCGATAACTTACAATTTGATGGGTTCATCGCTAATTATCCTCTCATAGATTGAAATTTGCATATATATGCGTACCTAAAACCCTTTCTCCATCAATACTCATATTTCACCACTGAAATATTTATATATCCAAGTTACCTTTTGAACTAACTAATTATCTAACATAAGTTCTCTCCTacatcttctctatctctAGCTACATCTTTCACAACTTCCATACTCCCTTTCTCATGCAACATTTATAACTGTCGtaacatccttacaccgATTTTCACTTCGctattattctctttcGTCTATCCCTCTGCCCAGTAGAGAGAGATCAGAACTTAGTGTTCTGTATCGTTATGGATTCTCTTCATACGTGGCCTAATTT is a window encoding:
- a CDS encoding uncharacterized protein (EggNog:ENOG41) — its product is MFADKLREALSASRKAARDFRRALEEVAEQLAANGRRSRPALQRIPIRVSNPENPLWQQLQRRHFSTLLKGANKSFSPATFINTRVTLNVSNGVSHAARSVLYRVQPFRSSLRPRFGGCPNALYSNFVHHNARMFSTFGPDVTAQAVHNLSQGLRAFFVKGAQMKLSANACNESHVGSFNSNAAFVESIMDLARNDLSSGSAGCFIEFNLTSCARNSSVDSLPTQCFLDEDVMSDLSNFVKQRIQYQTRVINDIIIFKDNIGSPGGKRVVAPNGDIIMHFYFPSCESTKMEMLLTDCDITTGVVREYRSDHQDIADTFGRSLSSYGSILSPELTEDTSIDSSSDWYEVHEDVLSSELESLTIPEYFTPIEHSGLESPAISVR